One window of Nymphaea colorata isolate Beijing-Zhang1983 chromosome 11, ASM883128v2, whole genome shotgun sequence genomic DNA carries:
- the LOC116264866 gene encoding monooxygenase 2-like, protein MEIEEEVVIVGAGIAGLATAIALRKVGLSCLVLERSTELRTAGAALALFPNAWRALRELGVADKLTPHYPAVEKASVTSVSSGQTRQLSLARIKSSDGLGIRLVHRKALLKALAEELPPAVIRFSSKPTSIGTSPDSSLAILHLEDGTIVKARVLIGCDGVRSMVAPWLGLLQPVHSGRSAVRSIGVFPDGHGFEHELQQVLGQGIRAGFLPLSDKEIFWFLTFKTPKEDLDIGKYPELVQEYVLQKLVKDFPEKYKEVVRKSDLASTTLAPLMFRWPWNLFSGQVSKGNVTVAGDAMHPMTPDIAQGGCSALEDAVVLARNLGEALQKDGKIEFDKNAIEEGLKKYVKERRLRTAGLITGAFLSGWIQGNPVWLVRMIRDNIFYPYLFPKILNAIDYDCGKLPAISSRN, encoded by the exons ATGGAGATCGAAGAGGAGGTTGTGATCGTAGGGGCAGGCATCGCGGGGCTGGCGACGGCGATAGCGCTGAGGAAGGTCGGGCTCTCATGCCTGGTGCTTGAGCGCTCGACTGAGCTGCGAACTGCGGGAGCGGCACTTGCCCTCTTCCCCAACGCCTGGCGAGCCCTTCGCGAACTTGGCGTCGCCGACAAACTCACTCCCCACTACCCTGCTGTTGAGAA GGCTTCTGTCACCTCTGTTTCATCTGGACAAACACGACAACTTTCTTTAGCCCGAATAAAGTCTAG TGATGGACTGGGTATAAGATTGGTTCACAGGAAAGCATTGCTCAAGGCACTTGCAGAAGAACTTCCACCAGCAGTAATTCGGTTCAGCTCGAAGCCTACCTCCATTGGAACGTCACCAGATTCATCTCTTGCCATCCTACACTTAGAAGACGGAACAATTGTAAAAGCTAGA GTACTGATAGGATGCGATGGTGTTCGATCCATGGTGGCTCCGTGGCTGGGCCTCCTTCAACCAGTTCATTCTGGTCGATCGGCAGTACGGAGCATTGGAGTTTTTCCAGATGGCCATGGCTTTGAACATGAGCTCCAGCAGGTGCTTGGACAAGGCATACGTGCCGGTTTCCTTCCTCTTAGTGACAAGGAAATCTTTTGGTTTCTGACCTTTAAAACACCAAAGGAAG ATTTGGATATTGGAAAATACCCAGAACTGGTACAGGAATACGTATTGCAGAAGCTAGTAAAAGATTTTCCAGAAAAGTATAAAGAAGTGGTCAGGAAATCTGATTTGGCATCAACAACACTAGCTCCATTGATGTTTAGGTGGCCATGGAACCTGTTCTCTGGTCAAGTTTCAAAAGGGAATGTTACAGTTGCAGGGGATGCTATGCACCCAATGACACCGGACATTGCCCAAGGTGGATGTTCTGCATTAGAAGATGCCGTAGTCCTTGCTAGGAACCTTGGTGAAGCTCTACAGAAGGATGGGAAGATCGAGTTTGACAAGAATGCGATTGAAGAAGGCCTGAAGAAGTATGTCAAGGAGAGGAGGCTGAGAACTGCTGGTCTCATTACTGGTGCTTTCCTCTCTGGTTGGATTCAGGGGAACCCAGTCTGGTTGGTGAGGATGATAAGGGACAATATATTCTATCCGTATTTGTTCCCTAAAATCCTCAATGCTATTGATTACGATTGTGGAAAACTGCCTGCAATTAGCTCCCGCAATTGA
- the LOC116264406 gene encoding probable mannitol dehydrogenase isoform X1, with translation MVKSPEEEHPRKAFGWAARDTSGVLSPFNFYRRTNGADDVTLKILYCGICHSDLHAVRNEWGNTIYPIVPGHEIIGAVTEVGTNVADFKVGDIAGVGCLVGACHTCESCESDLENYCPQPILTYNSIVPDGTITYGGYSDHIVVPRRYAVRVPEGLPLAAAAPLLCAGITVYSPMKHYGMTEPGRHLGVVGLGGLGHVAVKIGKAFGLKVTVISTSPAKEKEAMQGLGADGFLVSRDPEKMKDAANTMDYIIDTVSAVHSLEPLLALLKLNGKLIMVGAPDKPLSLNAFSLLIGRKAIGGSVIGGMKETQEMMDFCCKHNITADVEVINMDYVNAAMDRLAKSDVKYRFVIDVANSLSN, from the exons ATGGTGAAGTCTCCAGAGGAAGAGCACCCACGGAAGGCGTTTGGTTGGGCCGCCAGAGACACATCTGGTGTTCTCTCACCCTTCAACTTCTACCGCCG GACCAACGGTGCTGACGACGTCACCTTGAAGATCCTTTACTGCGGCATCTGCCACTCCGACCTCCACGCTGTGCGCAATGAATGGGGCAACACCATCTATCCCATCGTCCCCGG GCACGAGATCATAGGTGCTGTGACGGAAGTGGGTACCAATGTCGCCGATTTCAAGGTCGGGGACATCGCCGGCGTCGGCTGCCTCGTGGGAGCATGCCACACCTGCGAGAGCTGCGAGAGTGACCTGGAGAACTACTGCCCCCAGCCGATCCTCACCTATAACTCCATCGTCCCGGACGGCACCATCACCTATGGTGGGTACTCCGACCATATCGTGGTGCCCCGTCGGTACGCCGTCCGGGTGCCCGAGGGCCTGCCGCTCGCAGCCGCAGCGCCGTTGCTCTGCGCAGGAATCACGGTGTACAGCCCCATGAAGCACTACGGGATGACGGAGCCCGGGCGGCACCTCGGGGTGGTGGGGCTCGGCGGGCTCGGCCACGTGGCGGTGAAGATAGGCAAGGCCTTCGGTCTCAAGGTCACGGTGATCAGCACGTCGCCGGCCAAGGAGAAGGAGGCCATGCAGGGGCTCGGTGCGGACGGCTTCCTGGTTAGCCGGGATCCGGAGAAGATGAAG GATGCTGCTAACACCATGGACTACATCATCGATACCGTCTCTGCAGTACACTCGCTGGAGCCATTACTGGCCCTCCTCAAGCTCAACGGGAAGCTCATCATGGTGGGGGCGCCGGACAAACCTCTATCCCTCAACGCATTTTCTCTACTTATCG GGAGGAAGGCCATAGGAGGAAGCGTCATTGGGGGGATGAAGGAGACTCAGGAGATGATGGATTTCTGTTGCAAGCACAACATTACTGCAGACGTGGAGGTCATCAACATGGATTATGTTAACGCCGCCATGGATCGCCTCGCGAAATCGGATGTCAAGTATCGC TTCGTCATCGACGTAGCGAACTCGCTTTCAAACTAG
- the LOC116264406 gene encoding probable mannitol dehydrogenase isoform X2 has translation MVKSPEEEHPRKAFGWAAKDTSGVLSPFNFSRRTNGADDVTLKILYCGICHSDLHAVRNEWGNTIYPIVPGHEIIGAVTEVGTNVADFKVGDIAGVGCLVGACHTCESCESDLENYCPQPILTYNSVVPNGTITYGGYSDHIVVPRRYAVRVPEGLLLAAAAPLLCAGITVYSPMKHYGMTEPGRHLGVVGLGGLGHVAVKIGKAFGLKVTVISTSPAKEKEAIQGLGADAFLVSRDPEKMKDAANTMDYILDTVSAVHPLEPLVALLKLNGKLVMVGLPDKPLSINAFSLLFGRKAVGGSVIGGMKETQEMMDFCGKHNITADVELVSMDYVNTAMHRLAKADVKYRFVIDVANSLSN, from the exons ATGGTGAAGTCTCCAGAGGAAGAGCACCCACGGAAGGCGTTTGGTTGGGCCGCCAAAGACACATCTGGTGTTCTCTCACCCTTCAACTTCTCCCGCAG GACCAACGGTGCTGACGACGTCACCTTGAAGATCCTTTACTGCGGCATCTGCCACTCCGACCTCCACGCTGTGCGCAATGAATGGGGCAACACCATCTATCCCATCGTCCCCGG GCACGAGATCATAGGTGCTGTGACGGAAGTGGGTACCAACGTCGCCGATTTCAAGGTCGGGGACATCGCCGGCGTCGGCTGCCTCGTGGGAGCATGCCACACCTGCGAGAGCTGCGAGAGTGACCTGGAGAACTACTGCCCCCAGCCGATCCTCACCTATAACTCCGTCGTCCCGAACGGCACCATCACCTATGGTGGGTACTCCGACCATATCGTGGTGCCCCGTCGGTACGCCGTCCGGGTGCCCGAGGGCCTGCTGCTCGCAGCCGCAGCGCCGTTGCTCTGCGCAGGAATCACGGTGTACAGCCCCATGAAGCACTACGGGATGACGGAGCCCGGGCGGCACCTCGGGGTGGTGGGGCTCGGCGGGCTCGGCCACGTGGCGGTGAAGATAGGCAAGGCCTTCGGTCTCAAGGTCACCGTGATCAGCACGTCGCCGGCCAAGGAGAAGGAGGCGATCCAGGGTCTCGGTGCGGACGCCTTCCTGGTCAGCCGGGATCCAGAGAAGATGAAG GATGCTGCTAACACCATGGACTACATCCTCGACACCGTCTCTGCAGTACACCCCCTGGAGCCATTGGTGGCCCTCCTCAAGCTCAACGGGAAGCTCGTCATGGTGGGGTTGCCGGACAAACCTCTATCCATCAACGCATTTTCTCTACTTTTCG GGAGGAAGGCCGTAGGAGGAAGCGTGATTGGGGGAATGAAGGAGACACAGGAGATGATGGATTTCTGTGGCAAGCACAACATTACAGCAGACGTGGAGCTCGTCAGTATGGATTATGTTAACACCGCCATGCATCGCCTCGCCAAAGCAGATGTCAAGTATCGTTTCGTCATCGACGTAGCGAACTCGCTTTCAAACTAG